The Staphylococcus haemolyticus region AACTAAAGATGCTGGTAAAATTGCTGGTTTAGAAGTTGAGCGTATTATCAACGAACCTACTGCAGCTGCATTAGCATACGGTTTAGATAAAACTGATCAAGATCAAAAAGTATTAGTATTTGACTTAGGTGGCGGTACTTTTGACGTATCAATTCTTGAATTAGGTGACGGTGTATTCGAAGTACTATCAACTGCAGGTGACAACAAACTTGGTGGTGATGACTTTGACCAAGTAATTATTGACTACTTAGTATCAGAATTCAAAAAAGAAAATGGCGTAGATTTATCTCAAGATAAAATGGCGTTACAACGTTTAAAAGACGCTGCAGAAAAAGCTAAAAAAGACTTATCTGGCGTTTCACAAACTCAAATTTCATTACCATTTATTTCAGCTGGTGAAAGTGGTCCATTACACTTAGAAATTAGTCTTACTCGTTCTAAATTTGAAGAATTAGCTGATTCATTAATCAGAAGAACTATGGAACCAACTCGTCAAGCATTAAAAGACGCTGGTTTATCAACTTCTGAAATTGACGAAGTTATTCTTGTAGGTGGTTCAACACGTATCCCAGCAGTTCAAGAAGCTGTTAAAAAAGAAATTGGTAAAGATCCTCATAAAGGTGTAAACCCAGACGAAGTAGTAGCAATGGGTGCTGCAATTCAAGGTGGCGTTATCACTGGTGATGTTAAAGATGTTGTGTTATTAGACGTAACACCATTATCATTAGGTATTGAAATTATGGGTGGACGTATGAATACGTTGATCGAACGTAATACTACAATCCCAACTTCAAAATCTCAAGTTTATTCAACTGCAGCTGACAATCAACCAGCAGTGGATATTCACGTATTGCAAGGTGAACGTCCAATGGCATCTGATAACAAAACTTTAGGAAGATTCCAATTAACTGACATTCCACCGGCTCCACGTGGTGTGCCACAAATCGAAGTAACATTTGATATTGATAAAAATGGTATCGTAAATGTTACTGCGAAAGACTTAGGTACTAATAAAGAACAAAATATTACTATTCAATCAAGCTCTGCGCTTTCTGATGAAGAAATCGATCGTATGGTTAAAGATGCCGAAGAAAACGCTGAAGCAGATAAAAAACGTCGTGAAGAAGTAGATTTAAGAAATGAAGCAGATAGCTTAGTATTCCAAGTTGAAAAAACAATTACTGACCTTGGCGACAATATTAGTGAAGAAGATAAATCTAATGCGGAAAGCAAAAAAGATGCTTTAAAATCTGCGCTTGAAGGACAAGACATCGAAGATATTAAAGCGAAAAAAGAAGAACTTGAAAAAGTAATTCAAGATTTATCAGCAAAAGTATATCAACAAGCTCAACAAGCTCAGCAACAAGCACAAGACGGTGCTCAACAAACTCAAAACGATAGCAATGTTGAAGATGCTGAATTTAAAGAAGTTAATGATGATGAAGATAAAAAATAATTGCTAACCGTTTGTAAAGTATGCTTTAATTAGCAAACTATTATGAATGTAAGCCAAAAAGTCAAAGTCAATTGAACATTGGCTTTGACTTTTTCTTTTATAACTTCGTTCTTTTAAACCTAGTTAATAATTAAGTTAAGGGAGAGATGATTGTGGCTAAAAGAGACTATTATGAAGTCCTAGGTGTAAGTAAAGATGCATCTAAAGATGAAATCAAAAAAGCATATCGTAAATTATCAAAAAAATATCACCCTGATATCAATAAAGAAGAGGGTGCAGATGAGAAATTTAAAGAGATTTCAGAAGCTTACGAAGTCCTAAGCGATGATAATAAAAAAGCAAATTATGACCAATTTGGTCACGACGGACCTCAAGGTGGTTTTGGTGGTCAAGGATTTAGTGGCCAAGACTTTAGTGGATTTGGTGGAGGTGGATTTGAAGACATCTTCAGTTCATTCTTTGGTGGCTCACGTCAAAGAGATCCTAATGCACCAAGAAAAGGTGATGATCTACAATATACAATGACACTAGAATTTGAAGAAGCTGTATTTGGGACTAAAAAAGAAATCTCAATTCGTAAAGATGTGACATGTCACACTTGTAATGGCGATGGTGCTAAACCAGGTACTAGTAAAAAAACATGTAGTTATTGTAATGGGGCAGGTCACGTGTCAGTTGAGCAAAATACAATTTTAGGCCGTGTACGAACGCAACAAACATGTCCAAAATGTGATGGAACAGGTCAAGAATTCGAAGAACCATGCCCAACTTGTCATGGTAAAGGTACAGAAAATAAAACAGTTAAATTAGAAGTAACTGTACCTGAAGGTGTAGATAATGACCAACAAATTAGACTTGCTGGCGAAGGAACACCAGGAGAAAACGGCGGACCACATGGCGACTTGTATGTCGTATTTAGGGTCAAACCATCTGATAAATTTGAACGTGACGGAGACGATCTTTATTACAATTTAGATGTTAGTTTCCCTCAGGCTTCTCTTGGGGATGAAATAAAAGTTCCAACACTCAATGGTAATGTTATGTTGACAATTCCTTCTGGCACTCAAACTGGTAAACAGTTCCGATTAAAAGATAAAGGTGTCAAAAATGTTCATGGATATGGTCATGGTGATTTATTTGTTAATATTAAAGTAGTTACACCTACAAAACTAACAGATAGACAAAAAGAAATAATGAGAGAGTTTGCTGAATTAAATGGTGAATCGATTGAAGAACAACCATCTAATTTTAAAGACAGAGCACGCAAATTCTTTAAAGGAGAATAACCGAATGAACTGGACAGAACTTTCGATTGTTGTAAACCATGAAGTTGAACCTTTAGTAACTGATATATTAGAAAATTATGGATCAAATGGTGTTGTAATTGAAGATTCTAATGATTTAATTAATCAACCTGCCGATAAATTCGGTGAAATTTATGAACTGAAACAAGAAGATTATCCTGAAAAAGGTGTCCGATTAAAAGCTTATTTCAACGAATTAAAGTTTGATGATTCTCTAAGAAATAAAATTAAGACAGCTGTTACTAACCTTGAAAATATTGATTCAACTGTTTTAAATTTTTCTGAGCAAACTATAGCTGAAGTAGATTGGGAGAACGAGTGGAAAAATTATTTTCATCCCTTTAGAGCCTCAGAAAAATTCACAATTGTGCCAAGTTGGGAACAATACACTAAAGAAGATGATTCTGAAATGTGTATTGAATTAGACCCAGGTATGGCATTTGGAACTGGAGATCATCCAACAACAAGCATGTGTCTAAAAGCAATTGAGACCTATGTTGATTCTGACAATTCCGTCATTGATGTTGGAACAGGTTCTGGTATATTAAGTATTGCCAGTCATTTACTTGGAGTTAAAAGAATTAAAGCTTTGGATATTGATGAATTGGCTGTTAACGTTGCTAAAGAAAACTTTGCTAAAAATCATTGTGAAGATGCAATTGAAGCTGTACCAGGAAACTTATTAAAGAATGAAACTGAAAAATTTGATATTGTTATTGCAAATATTTTAGCTCATATTATTGAAGATATGATTGAAGATGCTTATAATACTCTAAATAAAGATGGTTATTTTATAACATCAGGCATTATAGAGGAAAAACATAAACAAATATTAAATAAAATGCAAAATGTTGGATTTGATATTAAATCAGTAAATCATGACAATGGTTGGGTATGTATTGTAGGTCAGAAAGTGAGTGAATAATTTGCAAAGATACTTTATCGATCAAAACGCTGATGAAAGTCAGCGTTTTTTTATAACAAATAAAGAAGATATACATCATATTACTAATGTGATGAGAAATACAATTGGTAATCAGATTATTATAACATTTAAAGATAAAATAGTTTTTAAATCGGAAATTATTACTATTGAAAATGAATCAATTGAAATTAAACTAATAGAGCAGATTGATATCAATTCAGAGTTACCAGTACAAGTTACTATATGTAGTGGATTAATTAAAGCCGATAAATATGAATGGCTAATTCAAAAAGCTACTGAATTAGGTGCTGATAGTTTTATAGTTGTAGAAATGGACAGATCTGTAGTAAAACTTACCCCAAATAAAGTTCAAAAAAAATTAGAACGCTGGCAAAAGATTATTAAAGAGGCTGCTGAACAAAGTTATCGCTTAATTATTCCTAATATAATTTTTAAGTCGAATTTAAATGAGATTTATGATACTATTAATCATTATGACTATATCTTGTTAGCATACGAAGATGAAGCAAAACGTGGTGAAGTTAGTCTTTTTAAAGAAACCTTGAAAAAGTTTAAAACTAACGATCGTATTTTATTAATATTTGGTCCTGAAGGCGGCTTTTCAGAAAAAGAAATCACTTTATTAAATGAAACGAGTTTCAATGTTGGTTTAGGACCTCGAATTTTACGGGCAGAAACGGCGCCACTTTACGCTTTAAGTGCTATCAGTTATGAAAATGAATTAATGGGGTGAATATTATGTCAACAGTTGCGTTTCACACATTGGGTTGCAAAGTAAACCATTATGAAACTGAAGCAATTTGGCAATTATTTAAAGACGCTAATTATGACAGAGTTGATTTTGAAACTAATGCAGACGTCTTCGTAATCAACACTTGTACAGTAACAAATACTGGAGATAAAAAAAGTAGACAAATAATTAGAAGAGCAATTCGACAAAATCCAGACGCAGTGGTATGTGTGACAGGGTGTTATGCTCAGACATCTTCTGCAGAAATCATGGAAATTCCTGGCGTAGATGTAGTGGTGGGTACACAGGATAGACATAAACTATTAGACTATATCCAACAGTTCAGAGAAGAACGTCAACCAATCAATGGTGTTGGAAATATCATGAAAAATCGTACGTATGAAGAATTAGATGTACCATATTTTACTGATAGAACAAGAGCTTCACTAAAGATCCAAGAAGGGTGTAATAATTTCTGTACATTTTGTATCATACCATGGGCGCGTGGACTAATGCGTTCACGTAATCCAGAAAAAGTGGTTGAACAAGCTACTCAATTAGTTAACGCTGGTTATAAAGAAATTGTTTTAACAGGTATTCATACCGGTGGCTATGGTCAAGATTTAAAAGATTATAATTTGGCACAGTTACTCCGTGATTTAGAAGAAATTGATGGACTTGAACGAATTAGAATTTCTTCTATTGAAGCCAGTCAATTAACTGATGAGGTCATAGATGTTCTAAAACGTTCAAATAAAGTTGTTAGACATTTACATGTTCCATTACAATCAGGTTCAGATACTGTTTTAAAACGAATGAGACGTAAATATACTATGGAACATTTTTCAGAAAGAATCACGAAATTACATGATGCGCTACCAAATTTAGCTGTTACAAGCGATGTTATAGTTGGATTTCCAGGTGAAACGGAAGAAGAATTCCAAGAAACTTATGATTTTATTGTTAAACACAAATTCTCTGAATTACATGTCTTCCCTTATTCAGCTAGAATTGGTACACCTGCTGCTCGTATGGATGATCAAATTGATGAAACTATCAAAAATGAACGTGTGCATAAATTAATCACGTTAAGTGATCAATTAGCTAAAGAATATGCCTCTAAATTTGAAGATGAAGTTTTAGAAGTTATTCCTGAAGAAGCTGGTGAGATAGAAGGAACATTGGTGGGATATGCTGACAACTATATGAAAGTACAATTTGAAGGCAATGACTCTTTAATCGGTCAAATTGTAAAAGTAAAAATCGCTAAAGCTGATTATCCTATTAATAAAGGTAAAGTCGTGAGAATTGTGGAACACGCAACGAACAAATCTGAAGAAGGTGTATTATTATAATTTTTAAAATTTATAATAATTTGGAATTGACCATAATAAATTCATATATTATACTAAGTAAAGCATAGTTGTATCTTACTATGCAATGACTTTAAAGTTCCGTTGATATTTGGAGGGAGGGAAATACAGATGTCTAAAACAGTAGTACGTAAAAATGAATCACTTGAAGATGCATTACGTAGATTTAAACGTTCAGTATCTAAAAGTGGTACTATCCAAGAAGTACGTAAACGTGAATTTTACGAAAAACCAAGTGTTAAACGTAAAAAGAAATCAGAAGCAGCACGTAAACGTAAATTCAAATAATTAATAACTCTGTTGACTCCCTCAACAAGAATATTAATTATATATATGCTCTCGATTAGTTAAACTAGTCGAGAGCTTTTTTATGTTAAAGATTCTACTATCACTATTATAACTAAGTGTATTCATGTATAATCGAAATTGAGAGCGAGGTGAAATTGTGAACTATTTCAATGCAATACATACAGTTATCAATTCCATTTTAACTACTAATAATTTATTCAATAATCTATCTCAGATTGTAACGAGTCCATTAATATCACTTATATTAACGTGTATCATTTTTTTAGGCTTTTTATATCAATTGTATTCGAAGCGTATTAATTTTGCAGGAATTATCGCAATGCTTGCACTTTTAATTCTCTTCCTCGGCTTTTTAATTAACGGTGATGTTAATCTTATTTCTGTATTGCTATTCTTCGTTGGAGCAATACTCGTTATTATCGAATTATTTGTCATTGGCGCAATCATAGGTATTATTGGCATATCATTGATTATACTTAGCATCATTATGTTAGGAGATAACATTCTTCTAATGCTATTAAATGTTGTGATTGCATCAATATTGGCAATTATTGAATGGGTGATATTAGTGAAATGGTTTAAAAGGAAAATTCCATTTTTAGATAAAGTTGTGTTAAAAGATTCTACTAATTCAGAAGCAGGATATAGATCTCACGATGATCGTTCTCATTTAGTTGGTCAAACAGCTCGTACTGTGACAGATTTAAGACCTGCAGGAATTATAACGCTTGATAATGAAAGAATAGATGCCGTATCAGATGGCGCTTTTATTTTAAGAAATAAGGAAGTTAAAATTCTTGAGGTAGAAGGATCTAGAGTTGTTGTTAGAGAAATTGAAAATACATAGAGGAGTGGTTAAATGTTTGGATTAGGCATTATAGTTATAGCAGTTATCATTGTTATTGCTTTACTAGTGTTATTCTCATTTGTCCCAGTAGGACTTTGGATATCAGCAATTGCTGCTGGAGTTAAAGTAGGTATTGGAACATTAGTAGGTATGAGATTACGTCGAGTATCACCGCGTAAGGTAATTGGTCCATTAATTAAAGCACATAAAGCAGGTTTGAACCTTACAACAAATCAATTAGAATCACATTACTTAGCAGGTGGTAATGTAGATAGAGTAGTCGACGCTAATATTGCTGCTCAACGTGCAGATATTAACTTACCATTCGAACGTGGTGCAGCTATTGACTTAGCTGGACGTGACGTTCTTGAAGCAGTTCAAATGTCTGTAAACCCTAAAGTAATTGAGACACCGTTTATTACTGGTGTTGCAATGAACGGTATAGAAGTAAAAGCGAAAGCTAGAATTACTGTACGTGCAAACATCTCTCGTTTAGTTGGTGGTTCCGGAGAAGAAACAATCATTGCTCGTGTAGGTGAAGGTATTGTTTCTACTATTGGTTCAAGTGAGCATCATACACAAGTACTTGAGAACCCTGATAACATTTCTAAGACTGTCTTAAGTAAAGGTCTTGATTCAGGTACAGCCTTCGAAATTTTATCTATTGATATCGCTGACGTAGATATTGGCAAAAATATCGGTGCTGACTTACAAACAGAACAAGCACTTGCAGATAAGAATATTGCACAAGCTAAAGCTGAAGAACGTCGTGCTATGGCCGTAGCTTCTGAACAAGAAATGAAAGCGCGTGTTCAAGAAATGCGTGCTAAAGTGGTTGAAGCAGAATCTGAAGTTCCACTTGCGATGGCAGAAGCATTACGTGAAGGCAATTTGGGTGTCAAAGATTACTACAATTTAAAAAACGTAGAGGCTGACACTGGCATGAGAAATGCGATAAACAAACGTACTGAACAAAATGAAGATGAATCACCAAAGTAAAATTTAAGGGGTGATTAGATGAATATTGGTATTATAATTTTTATAATATCCATAATTGTTACAGGTATTAGTGCGATGAGGGATAAAAGTCATGAACATAGAAAAAATCAAAGACCCCCTCATCCAAAAAAGTCAACTTCTGACAAAAAAGAAACTCATGAAAAAGGGTTTTTTGAGCAAATTGAAGAAGCATTTAGTGAGTTAGAAAAGGAATTTACAAACGAAGATAAAACAACTAACCAACAAAAGAAAGATAAACAAACTAACACTAAACGTGTTTATCAGGATCAAAAACTTGAAAAAGAAATCGAAAAAGAGAGCGTACCAGAGGAATTAGAGCGTTCTGCAAGACAACGTGGCAGAGTTGAAAGAGAAACACGTCAATCTGCCAATTCACGCGAGAGCAATAGAGACTCGAATAAACTTCAAAAAGAATTAGAAAAACAACTTGTAGACGATTTATATAACGTACGTACAGAAATCGACCGTGAAAAAGAAAAACAACTTTCTAGAATTGAAAATAATGCAAGAGCTATTATCAATGATAAAAATCTATCTGAACGTACCAAACGCTATAGATTAAAACAATTGTTAAATAGTAAAGCAATAGAACAAGATATGACACATCAAAGTTTTCAGTTTGATAATGATCCTGTTGTAAATGGTATTCTATGGCAAGAAATTCTCAATAAACCTAAACAATTATAATTTGAAGAAATGTTATTATTTTATAATTAAAGATTATATTTAACCCGAATTTCATTTTTAAATGATTTTCGGGTTGTTTTATTTAATTAAAAAGAAAAGGCTCATATTACAATTTAATAAATCAGCACATAAAGCCAATTAAATTTGTATACTTTAACAGACTTTAGTAAAATTTAAATGAAAGTAAATTTACTAAACTCAATTAAGTTTTATTTTTTTGAAGATTAACAAATCATGTTTAATTTTTGAATCTTAAGTGAAACTGATATAATCAAAAGATTTTACATTGTTTAAGTGAAAAGGAGCGCTTGTATGCCAGGAATAATTCAAATAGACGATATTAACCATTCTCAAGCATTAATTGGTAATAATGATGAACATATTAATGCGATTGAGGAGGCATTTGATGTCGAAATACATGCTCGTGGCCAAGAAATAGCAGTCAAAGGCCAAAAAATAGAGCCTGTAGAAAAGTCAGAATTAGTTCTTAAAAGTTTATTAAAAGTAATTGAAATGGGTAACACAATTACATTAAAAGATGTAGAAGCTGCAATAAAAATGGCTAAAAATGATACAATACATCACCTTATTGATTTATATGACGAAGAAATTACAAAAGATGCTTACGGAAAAACTATTAGAGCAAAAACTATGGGACAAAGACTATATGTTAATGCAATGAAGAATAATGACTTAGTCTTTGGCATTGGGCCTGCAGGTACTGGTAAAACTTTTTTAGCAGTGGTATATGCAGCTAAACAACTAAGAAAGGGCTCAGTAAAACGTATTGTATTAACAAGACCAGCTGTAGAAGCAGGAGAGTCTCTTGGATTTTTACCCGGTGATTTAAAAGAAAAAGTAGACCCTTATTTAAGACCTCTTTATGACGGATTAAACACTGTATTAGGAAGAGAACAAACTGCCCGATTTATAGAGAGAGGTACTATTGAAATTGCGCCTTTAGCCTATATGCGTGGTCGTACACTTGATGATGCGTTTGTAATTTTAGATGAAGCTCAAAATACAACGCATGCTCAAATGAAAATGTTCTTAACACGACTTGGGTTTAGTTCTAAAATGGTAGTAACAGGAGATCAAACTCAAATCGATTTACCAAAAGGTGTTAAAAGTGGATTAAAAGAAGCTGTCAAAAAATTACATGGTGTCAAAGGAATTAATATTATGCAATTAGATCAAAGTGATGTTGTAAGACACCCATTAGTAAGTAAAATAATTGATCGCTATGAAGGAGACATTTAAATGTTTACAATTGATTTTAATGATCATACAGACCTGGTAAATGAATCTTGGTATCATCAGATTGAAGATTTACTAAATTTTGCTAAAGAACAAGAGCAAATTAACGAGGATGCTGAACTTTCAGTCACATTCGTAGATAAAAATGAAATTCAAGAAATAAATAAAACTTATCGCGATAAAGATAAAGTAACAGATGTTATTTCATTCGCTCTTGAAGAAGACGAACCAGAAATTGTTGGACTAGATATGCCTAGAGTTCTTGGTGATATTATTATCTGCACTAATGTAGCTGAAGAGCAAGCTGACTCATTTGGGCATTCATTTGAAAGAGAACTTGGATTTTTAGCGCTTCATGGATTTTTACATTTATTAGGTTATGATCATATGAATGAAGAAGATGAGAAAGTAATGTTTAGCCGTCAAGACACTATACTAAACGCATATGGATTGACTAGAGATTAAACATATTAAACGTTTTAAACATACGTATGATGGGTTAAAAACGCTTCTTCTAAAAGATCATAATTATTTACTACATATCATTATTGCTTTTATAACAATTATTTTAGGTTATATTTATCAATTGAGTGCTATAGAATGGTTATTTATATTATTAGCCATCTTTTTAGTATTAACCTTAGAAGCAGTTAATACTGCAATTGAATGTGTAGTTGATTTAGTTACAATGGATTATCATGAACTTGCTAAACAAGCTAAAGATATTGCCGCATTTAGTGTTATGTTGGTATCAATATTTGCTTTAATAACTGGATTAGTTGTATTTTTACCTCATATTTTCTAACTATAAAGGGGATGTTTAAATGACTTATCAATCACATTATTTTCAAGAAGCTAGAGAGGCTCAGAGCCGTGCGTATGTACCATATAGCAACTTTAAAGTAGGTGCTTATTTAAAGACCAAAGACGGCCGTACGTTCTATGGCGCTAATGTTGAAAATGCAGCTTACCCTGCTACCATTTGTGCTGAACGTTCTAGTTTAGTGGCCGCAATTTCTGAAGGTTATCGACCTGGAGATTTTGAATCAATAACAGTAACTGTTGATTCTGAAAAACCTTCTTCTCCTTGCGGAACTTGTAGACAGGTACTTAAAGAATTATGCGATGATGATATGCCGGTATATATGACAAACCATAAAGGGGAATTACTTGAGTCAACTGTGGGTGATTTATTACCACATGGCTTTTCAGGAAAGGATTTAGAATAAATGACAGAACATAAGTCAGGATTTGTATCAATAATAGGAAGACCGAATGTAGGAAAATCTACATTTATGAATAGAGTTATTGGCCATAAAATTGCAATTATGTCCGACAAGGCTCAAACAACTCGAAATAAAATTCAAGGTGTAATGACTAGAAATGATGCGCAAATCATATTTTTAGACACACCAGGTATTCATAAGCCTAAACACAAATTAGGTGATTATATGATGCGTGTTGCAAAAAATACTCTATCTGAAATTGATGCAATCATGTTCATGGTTAACGTCAATGAAGAAATTGGTCGTGGCGATGAATATATCATGGAAATGCTAAAGAATGTTAAGACACCCGTTTTCTTAGTATTAAATAAAATCGATTTAGTTCATCCTGATGCTTTAATGCCAAGAATAGAACAATATCAAAAATACATGAATTTTACTGAAATTGTACCAATATCTGCATTAGAAGGACTAAATGTCGACCATTTTATAGATGTGCTAAAAACATATTTACCTGAAGGTCCAAAATACTATCCGGATGATCAAATCTCAGATCACCCTGAACAGTTTGTAGTCAGTGAAATCATACGTGAGAAAATTTTACATTTAACTAGTGAAGAAATCCCGCATGCAATAGGCGTAAATGTAGATAGAATGATTAAAGAAAATGACGAGCGTGTTAGAGTTGAAGCTACTATTTATGTTGAGAGAGACTCACAAAAAGGTATTGTTATCGGTAAAGGCGGCAAAAAACTAAAAGAAGTCGGTAAAAGAGCAAGACATGATATTGAAATGTTACTAGGCTCAAAAGTTTATTTAGAACTTTGGGTAAAAGTTCAAAAAGATTGGAGAAATAAAGTTAATTTTATTCGTCAAATGGGATATATTGAAGATCAAGATTAAACTTATTTGATTTTAGAAAGGTCGTGAAACTATGCTCGAAAAGCAAAAAGGTATCATCATAAAGTCCGTAGATTATGGAGAATCTGATAAAATTATTACAATATTAAACGAGCATGGTGCAAAAATACCATTAATGGTTAGACGAGCTAAAAAATCAAAAACAGGTTTACAAGCCCATACGCAACTATTTGTGTATGGCTTATTTATTTATAATAAATGGAAAGGTATGGGTACATTAAGTTCAGTTGATGTTATCAATCAATATTATGATTTACGTTTAGATATATTTAATAGTAGTTATGCTACGTTATGTACAGAGGCAATTGAACGTTCTATGGATAATGATGACATTTCACCATTCCATTACAAACTTTTACACTTCGTACTTGAAAAGATCTCAAATGGTGATTCAGCTCAATTAATGTCAATTATAGTTCTTTTAAAATGTATGAATCGTTTTGGGTTTACAGCATTTTTTAATCACTCAGCTATTTCAAATAGCTATGATCAATCAAAATTAGTTGCGTATAGTTTTGTATATGATGGAACTATTCTTGAATCAGAATTATATAAAGACCCACATGCCTTTCGAATATCTAACAAAACGTTATACTTATTAGATGTTTTACAAAAATTACCCATTGATAAAATGAATCAATTTAACATTAGTCAAGAAATATTAGATGAAATGTCTGAATTAATATTATTAATCTATAAAGAATATGCAGGCATGTACTTTAAAGGTCAAAAGCTAATTAACCAACTTAAACGTATAGAATATTAATATACAACAATACTCACACTTAAAACCCCACCACAAAGAAATTTGAGGTGGGGTTAGTACTAATTATTCATTTTTTATTAGAATGCCACTTTTTCTGCTAAAAATGTTTCTAACTCTGAAATAGGCATACGCACTTGTTCCATTGAATCACGGTCACGTACTGTAACTTGATTATCTTCTAATGAGTCAAAATCAAATGTAATACAATATGGTGTACCAATTTCATCTTGTCTACGGTAACGTTTACCAATTGATTGAGACTCGTCAAAATCAATTGCAAATTTAGAACTTAATTGTTCGAAAATCTTAATAGCTTCTTCAGATAATTTTTTACTTAATGGTAAAACAGCCGCTTTATAAGGTGCTAGAGCAGGGTGGAAATGCATCACTGTACGAGCATCTTTGCTTCCTTCAACACCTTCTTCTTCATATGCATCACATAAGAATGCTAATGTAACACGATCAGCACCAAGAGATGGTTCAATACAGTATGGAACATACTTTTCGTTTGTTTCAGGGTCGTGATATTTAAAGTCTTCACCTGAATGTTCACTATGTTTTTTCAAGTCAAAGTCAGTACGGCTTGCGATACCCCATAATTCACCCCAACCAAATGGGAAGCGATATTCGATATCTGTCGTAGCATTAGAGTAATGAGATAACTCTTCTTCGTCATGGTCACGTAATCTCATGTTTTCTTCATTGATATTTAAATCTTTTAACCATTGACTAGCAAATGTTTTCCAATAATTTTGCCATTCAATTTCTTCACCAGGTTTACAGAAGAATTCCAATTCCATTTGTTCGAATTCTCTAGTTCTGAAGATGAAGTTTCCTGGTGTAATTTCATTACGGAATGACTTACCAATTTGGCCAATACCAAATGGTAATTTTTTACGCATAGAACGTTGCACGTTTTTGTAATTCACAAAAATACCTTG contains the following coding sequences:
- a CDS encoding diacylglycerol kinase family protein, which produces MKRFKHTYDGLKTLLLKDHNYLLHIIIAFITIILGYIYQLSAIEWLFILLAIFLVLTLEAVNTAIECVVDLVTMDYHELAKQAKDIAAFSVMLVSIFALITGLVVFLPHIF
- the cdd gene encoding cytidine deaminase encodes the protein MTYQSHYFQEAREAQSRAYVPYSNFKVGAYLKTKDGRTFYGANVENAAYPATICAERSSLVAAISEGYRPGDFESITVTVDSEKPSSPCGTCRQVLKELCDDDMPVYMTNHKGELLESTVGDLLPHGFSGKDLE
- a CDS encoding PhoH family protein; its protein translation is MPGIIQIDDINHSQALIGNNDEHINAIEEAFDVEIHARGQEIAVKGQKIEPVEKSELVLKSLLKVIEMGNTITLKDVEAAIKMAKNDTIHHLIDLYDEEITKDAYGKTIRAKTMGQRLYVNAMKNNDLVFGIGPAGTGKTFLAVVYAAKQLRKGSVKRIVLTRPAVEAGESLGFLPGDLKEKVDPYLRPLYDGLNTVLGREQTARFIERGTIEIAPLAYMRGRTLDDAFVILDEAQNTTHAQMKMFLTRLGFSSKMVVTGDQTQIDLPKGVKSGLKEAVKKLHGVKGINIMQLDQSDVVRHPLVSKIIDRYEGDI
- the floA gene encoding flotillin-like protein FloA (flotillin-like protein involved in membrane lipid rafts); this translates as MFGLGIIVIAVIIVIALLVLFSFVPVGLWISAIAAGVKVGIGTLVGMRLRRVSPRKVIGPLIKAHKAGLNLTTNQLESHYLAGGNVDRVVDANIAAQRADINLPFERGAAIDLAGRDVLEAVQMSVNPKVIETPFITGVAMNGIEVKAKARITVRANISRLVGGSGEETIIARVGEGIVSTIGSSEHHTQVLENPDNISKTVLSKGLDSGTAFEILSIDIADVDIGKNIGADLQTEQALADKNIAQAKAEERRAMAVASEQEMKARVQEMRAKVVEAESEVPLAMAEALREGNLGVKDYYNLKNVEADTGMRNAINKRTEQNEDESPK
- the rpsU gene encoding 30S ribosomal protein S21, which codes for MSKTVVRKNESLEDALRRFKRSVSKSGTIQEVRKREFYEKPSVKRKKKSEAARKRKFK
- the ybeY gene encoding rRNA maturation RNase YbeY, with the protein product MFTIDFNDHTDLVNESWYHQIEDLLNFAKEQEQINEDAELSVTFVDKNEIQEINKTYRDKDKVTDVISFALEEDEPEIVGLDMPRVLGDIIICTNVAEEQADSFGHSFERELGFLALHGFLHLLGYDHMNEEDEKVMFSRQDTILNAYGLTRD
- the era gene encoding GTPase Era; its protein translation is MTEHKSGFVSIIGRPNVGKSTFMNRVIGHKIAIMSDKAQTTRNKIQGVMTRNDAQIIFLDTPGIHKPKHKLGDYMMRVAKNTLSEIDAIMFMVNVNEEIGRGDEYIMEMLKNVKTPVFLVLNKIDLVHPDALMPRIEQYQKYMNFTEIVPISALEGLNVDHFIDVLKTYLPEGPKYYPDDQISDHPEQFVVSEIIREKILHLTSEEIPHAIGVNVDRMIKENDERVRVEATIYVERDSQKGIVIGKGGKKLKEVGKRARHDIEMLLGSKVYLELWVKVQKDWRNKVNFIRQMGYIEDQD
- a CDS encoding NfeD family protein, producing the protein MNYFNAIHTVINSILTTNNLFNNLSQIVTSPLISLILTCIIFLGFLYQLYSKRINFAGIIAMLALLILFLGFLINGDVNLISVLLFFVGAILVIIELFVIGAIIGIIGISLIILSIIMLGDNILLMLLNVVIASILAIIEWVILVKWFKRKIPFLDKVVLKDSTNSEAGYRSHDDRSHLVGQTARTVTDLRPAGIITLDNERIDAVSDGAFILRNKEVKILEVEGSRVVVREIENT